The Eleutherodactylus coqui strain aEleCoq1 chromosome 13, aEleCoq1.hap1, whole genome shotgun sequence genome includes a window with the following:
- the LOC136588486 gene encoding zinc finger protein 391-like, producing the protein METPQSVHSPESVRRGDGRKLEGRQEDLEISQIRRRALGTVKVDTVLCEGDFMDNGLSMGKVPLTNLKEESVPSEDADCYIETLSNMECTPKGVGNFTIPTLLPSRQNLQMKYSSMAGVSGSKTTSYTLDHNHLLGSSRRLGESNADIASSSVLSPTYCSKCKKMFATGEAYGRHEPMHTLSVKLFPCTECGKYYRHNTALVIHRRTHTGEKPYCCSECGRCFNARSSLVTHGKIHSGKKVYSCSECGKGFSKTDDLFNHQLMHYRERSYTCGDCGKCFKVESDLVAHRNIHPVEELFLCSVCGKDFTQYSKLLRHQRTHPKPPPVFITSEKMLKDQEA; encoded by the exons ATGGAGACCCCTCAGTCCGTCCACTCACCGG AGTCTGTGCGGAGGGGGGATGGCCGGAAGCTGGAGGGCAG GCAGGAGGACCTCGAAATAAGTCAGATCCGGAGGCGAGCCTTAG GTACAGTGAAAGTAGATACAGTCTTGTGTGAAGGAGATTTCATGGATAATGGCTTGTCCATGGGCAAAGTGCCGCTCACCAACCTAAAGGAGGAGTCAGTCCCATCAGAAGATGCAGATTGTTACATAGAGACTCTCAGCAACATGGAGTGTACCCCAAAAGGAGTTGGAAACTTTACAATCCCAACCCTCCTTCCCTCAAGACAAAACCTCCAGATGAAGTATTCCTCTATGGCGGGAGTCAGCGGGAGTAAAACAACTAGCTATACTCTGGACCACAACCACCTATTGGGCTCCAGTAGAAGATTGGGAGAGTCTAACGCAGACATAGCCTCTTCATCGGTCCTGAGTCCCACATACTGTTCCAAGTGCAAAAAAATGTTTGCCACTGGTGAAGCATATGGCCGCCATGAGCCAATGCACACATTAAGCGTCAAACTGTTTCCCTGCACAGAATGTGGTAAGTATTATCGGCACAATACGGCTCTTGTGATACATCGGCGGACACACACCGGGGAGAAGCCATACTGCTGCAGCGAGTGTGGCAGATGCTTTAACGCTAGATCAAGCTTGGTGACCCATGGAAAAATACACTCCGGAAAAAAAGTCTACTCCTGCTCCGAGTGTGGGAAAGGCTTTTCCAAAACTGATGATCTCTTCAACCACCAGCTGATGCACTATCGTGAAAGAAGCTACACCTGCGGGGACTGCGGCAAGTGCTTTAAAGTGGAGTCAGACCTTGTAGCTCATAGGAACATTCATCCCGTGGAAGAACTGTTTCTTTGTTCCGTTTGTGGTAAGGACTTCACCCAGTACTCCAAGCTTCTGCGGCATCAGAGGACTCACCCGAAGCCACCACCTGTCTTTATCACCAGTGAGAAAATGCTGAAAGACCAGGAAGCGTAA